The following coding sequences are from one Roseburia hominis A2-183 window:
- a CDS encoding adaptor protein MecA, whose translation MEIEHIGDNKIRCALTEQEIESLGYDIDEIIANSEITQEFMHTVLELVEEQEHIQMEGISPMVKAELLQDHSMAITFGADKEVSLRDLVNTVSHMISQLDPDAASGKTAKAEEGNAQAAADTADTAAAAGTHKRTDPMICALRFSSFENMRRMSLLAFRGKIPKSSLYKMDGAYYLILDFTGFAKEEMRPFAFGTIEYDDAHYSDQGHIAHIREQGICIMKKQALEMLMQL comes from the coding sequence ATGGAAATAGAACATATCGGTGATAACAAAATCCGCTGTGCACTGACGGAACAGGAGATCGAGAGTCTCGGATACGATATTGATGAGATCATTGCGAACAGCGAGATCACGCAGGAATTCATGCATACTGTCTTAGAACTCGTCGAGGAACAGGAACATATTCAGATGGAGGGCATCTCTCCGATGGTGAAGGCGGAGCTTTTGCAGGATCACAGTATGGCGATCACTTTTGGCGCAGACAAAGAGGTGTCACTGAGGGATCTGGTGAATACGGTCAGTCATATGATCAGCCAGCTGGATCCGGACGCTGCATCAGGGAAAACGGCCAAGGCAGAGGAGGGGAACGCACAGGCCGCAGCAGATACGGCGGATACGGCAGCCGCTGCGGGAACGCATAAGCGCACCGACCCGATGATCTGTGCACTGCGCTTTTCTTCCTTTGAGAATATGCGCAGGATGAGCCTGCTTGCTTTTCGCGGGAAGATTCCAAAGAGCAGTCTCTACAAGATGGACGGCGCGTACTATCTGATTCTGGATTTTACGGGATTTGCCAAGGAGGAGATGCGTCCATTTGCGTTCGGAACGATCGAGTATGACGATGCGCACTACTCCGATCAGGGGCACATTGCACATATCAGAGAGCAGGGAATTTGTATCATGAAAAAGCAGGCTCTTGAAATGCTGATGCAGTTGTGA
- a CDS encoding ABC-2 transporter permease, with amino-acid sequence MKGLLTKDFRILAGQKRYFTIIILIAAIFLCSGQPAQIIVGYCTMFGMLFTVNTISYDEFDHGYLFLFTLPVTRKDYVLEKYVFMLLCGGGFWAVSAAAGFVADYIRGDVVSLLEWLMPMFLILLEMTIFLAVMLPVSLKYGMEKSRTATMILGFAVLGAAIAARKLLPENFAGGLRWSAQLNPAAVTAVVFLVSLATLAVSFAGSVRIMQKKVF; translated from the coding sequence ATGAAAGGATTACTGACGAAGGATTTTCGGATTCTGGCAGGGCAGAAGCGGTATTTTACGATTATCATTCTGATTGCGGCCATTTTCCTTTGCAGCGGTCAGCCGGCGCAGATCATTGTGGGATATTGTACCATGTTCGGCATGCTTTTTACAGTAAACACGATCTCGTATGACGAATTCGATCACGGCTATCTGTTTCTGTTCACGCTTCCGGTGACCAGAAAAGATTATGTGCTGGAAAAATATGTATTTATGCTGCTGTGCGGCGGTGGTTTCTGGGCAGTTTCCGCAGCGGCCGGTTTTGTGGCGGATTATATCCGTGGAGATGTGGTGTCTCTTTTAGAATGGCTGATGCCCATGTTCCTTATTTTATTAGAGATGACAATTTTTCTGGCAGTCATGCTTCCGGTCAGCCTGAAATACGGTATGGAAAAAAGCAGGACAGCAACCATGATTCTGGGGTTTGCGGTGCTTGGGGCTGCAATTGCAGCAAGGAAGCTTCTGCCGGAGAATTTTGCGGGAGGGCTGAGGTGGTCTGCGCAGTTAAATCCTGCGGCCGTGACTGCGGTAGTGTTTCTGGTTTCCCTGGCCACATTGGCGGTATCCTTTGCGGGCAGTGTCCGCATTATGCAAAAAAAGGTATTCTAA
- a CDS encoding ABC transporter ATP-binding protein yields the protein MVQLNKVTKAYGSFQLDCSMEVQPGMATGFVGANGAGKTTTFQILLGLVPPETGEIRIFGKPYTELTAKDRERIGVSLADSGFSQFLTVRDVTAILRNLYTRFDEARFLEKCQRYELPANKKIKDFSTGMQAKLKLLIAMSHDADLLILDEPTLGLDVMSREAMLEELQEYLDSEGTGGAPRSVLISSHISSDLEKFCDDIYMIDRGKIVLHGETDVLLDSYGILKVDERQYQALDRRYLLAGMREAYGYRLLTNERRYYQENYPDLVMEKGSIDDILILTARGEKL from the coding sequence ATGGTGCAACTGAACAAAGTAACAAAGGCATACGGGTCGTTTCAACTGGACTGCTCCATGGAAGTGCAGCCCGGGATGGCAACCGGATTTGTCGGGGCGAACGGAGCGGGAAAAACGACGACATTTCAGATTCTGCTGGGGCTGGTGCCGCCGGAGACGGGTGAGATAAGGATCTTCGGAAAACCATATACAGAACTGACTGCAAAAGACCGGGAGCGGATCGGGGTATCCCTTGCGGATTCGGGCTTCAGCCAGTTCCTTACCGTCCGGGATGTAACCGCCATTCTGCGGAATCTGTATACCAGATTTGATGAGGCCAGGTTCCTGGAAAAATGTCAGCGGTATGAACTTCCGGCGAACAAAAAAATCAAAGATTTTTCTACCGGGATGCAGGCAAAGCTGAAATTGCTGATTGCGATGTCACATGACGCTGACCTGCTGATTCTGGACGAACCGACGCTGGGACTCGATGTGATGTCCAGAGAGGCGATGCTTGAAGAACTGCAGGAATATCTGGATTCGGAGGGAACCGGCGGAGCACCGAGATCTGTCCTGATATCCTCCCACATCTCCAGCGATCTGGAAAAGTTCTGCGATGATATCTATATGATTGACCGGGGGAAGATCGTGCTTCACGGGGAGACGGATGTTCTTCTGGATTCATATGGTATCTTAAAAGTGGATGAACGGCAGTATCAGGCGCTGGATCGTAGATATCTGCTTGCCGGAATGCGGGAAGCGTATGGTTATCGCCTGCTGACGAACGAGCGCCGGTATTATCAGGAAAATTACCCGGATCTTGTGATGGAAAAAGGCAGCATTGATGATATTCTGATTTTGACAGCGAGGGGGGAGAAGCTATGA
- a CDS encoding GntR family transcriptional regulator, whose translation MKIIVDHTSMQPIYEQIVEQIKKQILQGTLREGAPLDSVRMLAKDLKVSALTVKKAYDALEEEQLIATVHGKGSFVLGVNPSLLAEEQKREIEQRMEQLVAKARAYGMSDEELRAVLELFLEA comes from the coding sequence ATGAAGATAATTGTGGATCACACATCGATGCAGCCGATCTATGAGCAGATCGTAGAGCAGATAAAAAAACAGATCCTGCAGGGAACCCTGCGGGAGGGAGCGCCACTTGACAGTGTGAGAATGCTTGCAAAAGATCTTAAGGTGAGCGCTCTCACCGTAAAAAAGGCATATGATGCCCTTGAGGAGGAGCAGCTGATCGCAACGGTGCATGGCAAGGGCAGCTTTGTGCTCGGGGTGAATCCGTCACTGCTTGCGGAAGAACAGAAAAGAGAGATCGAGCAGCGGATGGAACAGCTGGTGGCGAAGGCGCGGGCGTATGGCATGAGCGACGAAGAACTGCGGGCGGTTCTGGAATTGTTTTTGGAAGCATAG
- the aspS gene encoding aspartate--tRNA ligase, which translates to MTQSRTHNCNELRLSNAGEKVTLVGWYENLRKVSKNLGFLILRDFYGTTQIVVETEEMMEKLDGVNKESTISVTGTVRERSNKNTELPTGEIEVVPEGIEILGKCIYNALPFEINQSREADENTRLKYRYLDLRNPSVKSKIVLRSRIVAELRNKMNELGFLEITTPILTCSSPEGARDYLVPARNHPGKFYALPQAPQQFKQILMASGFDRYFQIAPCFRDEDARADRSPGEFYQLDMEMAFASQEDVFSVVEEVLPPVFEKYGVYKTASKAPFVRIPYLESMDKYGTDKPDLRIDLVLQDATDVMADCGFGPFEGQTVKAVVVDGFTATRKVIDGICAEVEVQTANKAYWFKLDENGEFVGGISKFLQERKETVIAALGLKPGDFIGLTAGKKLAAQKTAGVLRRLLGAASEKHMKKDCYEFCWIVDFPMYEIGEESGELEFCHNPFSMPQGGMNALCNEEPLSILAYQYDLVCNGVELSSGAVRNHDPEIMIKAFELVGLGEEDVKAKFPAMYNAFCYGAPPHAGIAPGVDRMIMLICGEESIREIIPFPMNKNAMDIMMGAPATVDQKQLDDVHIRIQMPEEK; encoded by the coding sequence ATGACACAGTCGAGAACACATAACTGTAATGAGCTGCGTCTTTCCAATGCGGGAGAGAAAGTAACGCTCGTCGGATGGTACGAGAATCTCCGCAAGGTCAGCAAGAACCTGGGATTTCTTATTTTAAGAGATTTCTATGGAACGACCCAGATTGTCGTTGAGACAGAAGAGATGATGGAGAAGCTGGACGGAGTGAACAAGGAGTCCACCATTTCCGTAACAGGAACCGTCAGAGAGCGCTCCAATAAGAATACAGAGCTTCCGACCGGAGAGATTGAAGTCGTGCCGGAAGGGATCGAGATCCTTGGAAAGTGTATCTACAATGCACTTCCGTTTGAGATTAACCAGTCCAGAGAGGCGGATGAGAACACCAGATTAAAATATCGCTATCTGGATCTGAGAAATCCGTCGGTCAAGAGCAAGATCGTGCTCAGAAGCCGCATCGTGGCAGAGCTCCGCAATAAGATGAACGAGCTGGGATTTTTAGAGATCACGACTCCGATTCTGACCTGCTCTTCCCCGGAAGGCGCGAGAGATTATCTGGTACCGGCCAGAAATCATCCGGGCAAGTTCTATGCACTGCCGCAGGCACCGCAGCAGTTCAAGCAGATTTTAATGGCGTCCGGATTCGACCGCTATTTCCAGATTGCACCGTGTTTCCGTGATGAGGACGCAAGAGCAGACCGTTCTCCGGGAGAGTTCTATCAGCTCGATATGGAGATGGCATTTGCTTCCCAGGAGGATGTGTTCTCTGTTGTCGAGGAGGTACTGCCGCCGGTATTTGAAAAGTATGGTGTATACAAGACTGCTTCCAAGGCTCCGTTTGTGCGTATTCCATATCTGGAGTCCATGGACAAGTACGGCACCGACAAGCCGGATCTCCGCATTGATCTGGTATTGCAGGATGCGACGGACGTCATGGCAGACTGCGGATTCGGTCCGTTCGAGGGACAGACCGTAAAAGCGGTTGTCGTGGACGGATTTACTGCGACCAGAAAAGTGATCGACGGAATCTGTGCCGAGGTGGAAGTGCAGACAGCCAACAAGGCTTACTGGTTCAAGCTGGATGAGAACGGCGAATTTGTGGGAGGTATTTCCAAGTTCTTGCAGGAGCGCAAGGAGACAGTCATTGCTGCCCTCGGATTAAAGCCGGGTGACTTTATCGGTCTGACCGCAGGCAAGAAGCTGGCAGCGCAGAAGACCGCAGGCGTACTCCGCAGACTGCTTGGCGCTGCGAGCGAGAAGCACATGAAAAAGGATTGCTACGAATTCTGCTGGATCGTAGATTTCCCGATGTATGAGATCGGCGAGGAGTCCGGAGAACTGGAGTTCTGTCACAACCCGTTTTCCATGCCGCAGGGCGGTATGAACGCACTCTGCAACGAGGAGCCGCTTTCCATCCTTGCTTACCAGTACGATCTGGTGTGCAACGGCGTAGAGCTTTCCTCCGGTGCGGTTCGTAACCATGACCCGGAGATCATGATCAAGGCATTTGAACTGGTTGGTCTCGGCGAGGAGGATGTGAAGGCAAAATTCCCTGCCATGTACAATGCATTCTGCTACGGAGCACCGCCACACGCAGGAATCGCTCCGGGTGTTGACCGTATGATTATGCTGATCTGCGGCGAGGAGAGCATTCGTGAGATCATCCCGTTCCCGATGAATAAGAACGCGATGGATATCATGATGGGAGCACCGGCGACTGTAGATCAGAAGCAGCTGGACGACGTTCATATCCGCATTCAGATGCCGGAAGAAAAATAG
- a CDS encoding J domain-containing protein yields the protein MTIWEILGISQTTDQKQIKKVYAARVKSCHREEKPEEWAVLHDAYQRAIQYAKRQEKESDLNGSRTVPSPVKPVAREGIRERDAALEKENGQPETDETEAQWQEYFARIRAGQERSRKMLTEELPERLRGLTLQGEGTQKKRWEEFLQSELAITLYKEPEFWRQVGEHVRAQEWSEEACRYIGRRVEDIKYEFNSRDYPELWRVLDELERICLEEALKDPLRRTKITLRGFGLTILVFVLIGVFVRII from the coding sequence ATGACAATATGGGAGATACTGGGAATTTCCCAGACTACAGATCAAAAACAGATCAAAAAAGTGTATGCTGCCAGAGTAAAGAGTTGTCACAGGGAGGAAAAGCCAGAGGAGTGGGCAGTGCTTCACGATGCTTACCAGCGCGCCATTCAATACGCGAAAAGACAAGAGAAAGAAAGTGACCTGAACGGAAGCAGGACGGTTCCGAGTCCGGTGAAACCGGTGGCACGGGAAGGTATAAGAGAGCGGGACGCGGCGCTGGAGAAGGAAAACGGACAGCCTGAAACCGATGAGACAGAAGCACAATGGCAGGAGTATTTTGCACGCATTCGTGCCGGACAGGAGAGAAGCAGGAAAATGCTGACAGAGGAGTTGCCGGAGCGGCTGCGAGGTCTCACATTGCAGGGGGAAGGAACCCAGAAGAAACGCTGGGAAGAGTTCCTGCAATCGGAGTTGGCGATTACCCTGTACAAAGAACCAGAGTTCTGGAGACAAGTTGGTGAACATGTGAGGGCACAGGAGTGGTCGGAGGAAGCATGCCGCTACATAGGCAGACGCGTGGAAGACATAAAATATGAGTTTAACAGTCGTGATTATCCGGAATTATGGCGTGTGCTGGATGAACTTGAGAGGATTTGTCTGGAGGAGGCACTGAAAGATCCGTTACGGAGAACAAAGATAACGCTGCGTGGATTTGGATTGACGATCCTTGTGTTCGTGCTTATCGGAGTGTTTGTCAGAATTATTTAG
- a CDS encoding molecular chaperone HscC: MGRIIGIDLGTTNSAAAVWENGESHLIPNAFGDYLTPSVVSIGKDGTVYVGKIAKERLVTHPEDTVSVFKRFMGTEKIYSLAGKKYRPEELSALVLKRLKEDAEHYLGEEITEAVISVPAYFNDLARNATKNAGELAGFHVERIINEPSAASLYYQCRSQMEDAVMLVFDFGGGTLDVSLVECFDNIVEILAVSGDNHLGGSDFDRLIADMFWKSCGLSENRFSAEDAAIVLERAENCKFELTGQETAQMCVTLAGREYRMEVSRKELILQAEPLFERMAQPIRRVLSDGQKSAREVDAVVLVGGSCKMPVVQKYLNYLLQRTDIAVVSPDYMIALGAGVYAGIKERNADIRDMLLTDICPFSLSVSQYNEADPNRDLCDVLIERNMALPVSRETIMTTAHDRQTKMRFKVYQGEAMYAEDNLLLGSITVPVPVGPEGKEKVRVRYTYDINGILVVDVHVVSTGQEKQLVIRNDKIKLSEEELKKRLEQLNKLKIHPRDLEENRLVLARAEKLHRETTGYIREQIDSRVQYFNYYLGRQDVLSINKGRKQLNLFLDYVEEQCLQETAFEGTADGFSRWYESSKQAVDAQDQADYRKEEQEYELWRGGHLTS; the protein is encoded by the coding sequence ATGGGAAGAATTATCGGTATTGATCTTGGAACGACAAACAGTGCGGCGGCAGTGTGGGAAAATGGAGAGAGTCATCTGATTCCGAATGCGTTTGGAGACTATCTGACGCCTAGCGTAGTTAGTATAGGCAAAGATGGCACGGTGTACGTGGGAAAAATTGCAAAGGAGCGTCTGGTTACACACCCGGAGGATACAGTAAGCGTTTTTAAACGATTTATGGGAACGGAAAAGATATATTCGCTCGCCGGAAAAAAATACCGTCCGGAGGAACTTTCCGCGCTTGTGTTAAAAAGATTAAAGGAAGACGCGGAGCATTATCTGGGGGAGGAGATTACGGAAGCGGTCATCAGTGTACCGGCATATTTTAACGATCTTGCAAGAAATGCAACAAAAAATGCGGGGGAACTGGCAGGATTTCATGTGGAGCGCATCATTAATGAACCTTCGGCTGCATCGTTATATTATCAGTGCCGAAGCCAGATGGAGGATGCCGTCATGCTGGTGTTTGATTTTGGAGGGGGAACGCTCGATGTGTCATTAGTAGAGTGTTTTGATAACATTGTGGAGATTCTGGCGGTCAGCGGAGACAATCATCTCGGCGGCAGTGATTTTGACCGGTTGATTGCAGATATGTTCTGGAAGTCGTGCGGACTTTCTGAAAACCGCTTCTCAGCTGAGGATGCGGCAATTGTGTTGGAACGTGCGGAAAACTGTAAGTTTGAACTGACCGGTCAGGAGACTGCACAGATGTGTGTGACACTTGCTGGGAGAGAATATCGGATGGAGGTCTCCAGAAAGGAGCTGATCCTGCAGGCGGAGCCGCTGTTTGAACGGATGGCACAACCGATCCGGCGTGTGTTGTCGGACGGGCAGAAGAGTGCCAGAGAAGTAGATGCGGTAGTGCTTGTTGGAGGGTCCTGTAAAATGCCGGTGGTGCAAAAGTATTTGAATTATCTGTTGCAGCGCACGGATATTGCGGTTGTCAGCCCGGATTATATGATTGCGCTCGGCGCAGGAGTGTATGCAGGCATCAAGGAACGCAATGCGGATATTCGCGATATGCTTCTTACGGATATCTGTCCGTTTTCTCTCAGCGTGTCCCAATACAACGAAGCAGATCCGAACCGTGATCTCTGTGATGTGCTGATTGAGAGGAACATGGCGCTCCCGGTCAGCAGGGAGACTATTATGACGACGGCACATGACAGGCAGACCAAAATGAGGTTTAAAGTATACCAGGGGGAAGCAATGTACGCGGAGGACAATCTGCTGTTGGGAAGCATCACGGTTCCGGTTCCTGTCGGACCGGAAGGAAAAGAGAAGGTGCGGGTGCGTTATACCTACGATATCAATGGAATTCTGGTGGTAGATGTGCACGTCGTATCGACAGGACAGGAAAAACAGCTGGTGATCCGGAATGATAAGATCAAACTATCAGAAGAGGAACTGAAAAAAAGACTGGAGCAGTTGAATAAACTGAAGATTCATCCGAGAGATCTTGAGGAAAACAGGCTGGTGCTTGCGCGTGCTGAAAAGCTGCATCGTGAGACAACGGGATATATCCGGGAACAGATTGATAGTCGTGTACAGTATTTTAATTATTATCTGGGAAGACAGGATGTCCTCTCCATCAACAAGGGCAGAAAACAGCTGAATCTGTTTCTGGACTATGTGGAGGAGCAGTGTCTGCAGGAGACGGCATTTGAGGGAACAGCAGACGGTTTTTCCCGGTGGTATGAGAGTAGTAAGCAGGCGGTCGATGCGCAGGATCAGGCGGATTACCGCAAAGAGGAACAGGAATATGAATTGTGGAGGGGCGGACATCTGACCAGCTAG
- the hisS gene encoding histidine--tRNA ligase, producing the protein MALSKKPVNGMKDILPEEMQIRDYVQQVIKETYRSFGFTPIETPCMENIANLSNKQGGENEKLIFKVMKRGEKLKIAEAKEEADLVDFGMRYDLTVPLVRFYANNANDLPSPFKALQMGSVWRADRPQRGRYRQFMQCDIDIIGEPSNLAEIELILATTTTIGRLGFKNFEIRINERRILKAMAAYSGFPEEEFDTVFIILDKMDKIGLDGVAEELAKEGYAKESIDKYLALFEGVSKAQNGIKYLADTLQGFLEPEVEQNLQEIIDSVEAAKTADFKMVFDPTLVRGMSYYTGTIFEIAMPELGAACGGGGRYDKMVGKFTGNDVPACGFSIGFERIILLLMESGFTVPMQRPKVAYLIEKGCTSEQVSKVIARAQEERVAGKQVLVVRMNKNKKFQKEKLTAEGYKDIVEFYKD; encoded by the coding sequence ATGGCATTAAGCAAGAAGCCGGTCAACGGCATGAAAGATATTTTACCGGAGGAGATGCAGATCCGGGATTACGTGCAGCAGGTCATCAAGGAGACCTACCGCAGTTTTGGATTCACACCGATTGAGACACCTTGTATGGAGAACATTGCAAATCTGAGCAATAAGCAGGGCGGCGAGAACGAGAAGCTGATCTTCAAAGTGATGAAGCGCGGTGAGAAGTTAAAGATCGCAGAGGCAAAGGAAGAGGCGGATCTGGTCGATTTTGGAATGCGCTACGATCTGACGGTGCCGTTAGTCCGTTTCTATGCGAACAACGCCAATGATCTCCCGTCCCCGTTCAAGGCACTGCAGATGGGCAGTGTGTGGCGTGCAGACCGCCCGCAGCGCGGACGTTACCGCCAGTTTATGCAGTGTGATATTGATATTATCGGTGAGCCGAGCAATCTCGCGGAGATCGAGCTGATCCTTGCAACGACAACGACGATCGGCAGACTCGGATTCAAGAATTTTGAGATCCGCATCAATGAGCGCCGCATCTTAAAGGCCATGGCAGCGTACAGCGGTTTCCCGGAGGAAGAATTCGATACCGTATTCATTATTCTGGACAAGATGGACAAGATCGGTCTTGACGGCGTGGCGGAAGAACTTGCCAAGGAAGGCTATGCGAAGGAGTCGATTGACAAGTATCTGGCGCTGTTTGAGGGCGTATCCAAGGCACAGAACGGTATCAAATATCTGGCAGACACTTTACAGGGCTTTTTGGAGCCGGAGGTGGAGCAGAATCTTCAGGAGATCATCGACAGTGTGGAGGCGGCAAAAACAGCCGACTTTAAGATGGTATTCGATCCGACGCTCGTACGCGGAATGAGCTATTATACAGGAACGATTTTTGAGATCGCAATGCCGGAGCTGGGAGCAGCGTGCGGCGGCGGCGGACGTTACGACAAGATGGTCGGCAAGTTCACCGGAAATGACGTTCCGGCGTGCGGATTCTCCATCGGCTTTGAGCGCATCATTCTTCTTCTGATGGAGAGCGGTTTCACCGTGCCGATGCAGCGCCCGAAGGTAGCATACCTCATTGAAAAAGGCTGTACCTCGGAGCAGGTATCGAAAGTGATCGCCAGGGCACAGGAGGAGCGTGTTGCTGGGAAGCAGGTGCTTGTCGTGCGCATGAACAAGAACAAGAAGTTCCAGAAAGAGAAGCTGACAGCCGAGGGCTACAAGGACATTGTCGAGTTTTACAAAGACTGA
- a CDS encoding sensor histidine kinase: MKKMSLQWRLTIITTLFIAVICGCLTLFVYKNGVYYIDLLQDTVDAQSDEDNSEEADEIYINIPDDKWDDFADDFSIQVYNNKADYKKRSLLFSTLLALLGGVATYFLSGHVLKPLRNFSDKIEKVQAQNLADSRIEENEVKELNRLSVSYNKMLERLSEAFEVQRQFTANAAHEFRTPLSLMQVQLDLYNSMEHPGNDECAEKTIAMMTEQNERLSRMVKILLDMSELQIVVRDEKIMVDALVEEVLTDLEPLAMEKNIRLIGKCKDVTMVGSDILIYRLVYNLVENAIKYNRPGGQVVVMAEWKEKHVFLSVEDTGSGIPEELRKRVFEPFFRVDKSRSRELGGVGLGLALVYEIVRVHDGNIVIRDNPSGGTVFEVIF, encoded by the coding sequence ATGAAAAAAATGTCACTTCAGTGGAGGCTTACGATCATAACTACATTGTTTATTGCAGTCATATGTGGATGCCTTACCCTGTTTGTATATAAGAACGGTGTGTATTATATTGATTTGCTGCAGGATACTGTTGATGCCCAGAGTGATGAGGACAACAGTGAGGAGGCTGATGAAATATATATTAATATTCCAGATGATAAATGGGATGATTTTGCAGATGATTTTTCCATTCAGGTATATAACAACAAAGCAGATTATAAAAAAAGAAGCTTGCTGTTCTCTACACTGCTTGCGCTTCTTGGAGGTGTTGCCACATATTTTCTAAGCGGACATGTACTTAAACCGCTTAGAAATTTTTCAGATAAAATTGAGAAAGTGCAGGCACAAAATCTGGCAGATTCGAGGATAGAAGAGAATGAAGTTAAGGAATTAAACCGGCTCAGTGTTTCTTACAACAAGATGCTGGAACGCCTCTCAGAAGCATTTGAGGTACAGAGGCAATTTACGGCAAATGCCGCACATGAGTTTCGTACACCGTTGTCGCTGATGCAGGTACAGCTTGATTTATATAATTCGATGGAGCACCCGGGCAATGACGAATGTGCGGAAAAGACAATTGCCATGATGACGGAGCAGAACGAAAGACTCAGCAGGATGGTAAAGATTCTTCTGGATATGAGTGAACTTCAGATTGTGGTACGTGATGAAAAAATCATGGTTGATGCACTTGTAGAAGAGGTCCTGACGGATCTGGAACCACTTGCAATGGAGAAAAATATAAGGCTTATTGGAAAATGTAAGGATGTAACTATGGTGGGAAGTGATATCCTTATTTACAGGCTGGTATATAATCTTGTTGAGAATGCTATAAAATACAATCGTCCGGGTGGACAGGTTGTTGTGATGGCGGAGTGGAAAGAAAAACATGTTTTTCTTTCCGTAGAGGATACAGGAAGCGGAATTCCAGAGGAACTCAGAAAACGGGTATTTGAACCATTCTTTCGTGTGGATAAATCCAGAAGCAGGGAACTGGGGGGAGTAGGCCTTGGACTTGCGCTGGTTTATGAAATTGTGAGAGTGCATGATGGCAATATTGTAATCAGGGACAATCCGTCTGGGGGCACAGTTTTTGAAGTGATTTTTTAA
- a CDS encoding response regulator transcription factor: MRLLIVEDEKELCDTIAKSLYDAGYEVDTSYNGSEALEYVLTEEYDLIVLDLNLPGIDGMDILRELRRENEETKVLILSARSQIADKVEGLDAGANDYMEKPFHLQELEARIRSLTRRKFVQRDVCLNNGDIRFDTKKREAYAKEERVPLTRKESGILEYLLLNQGRPVSQEELIEHVWDASVDSFSGAIRVHMSSLRKKLKAVLGYDPIVNKVGEGYKMREESEQ, encoded by the coding sequence TTGAGATTATTGATTGTTGAAGATGAAAAAGAATTGTGTGATACAATTGCAAAAAGTCTGTATGATGCGGGCTATGAGGTGGATACCTCTTATAATGGAAGCGAGGCGCTTGAATATGTCCTGACGGAGGAATATGATCTCATTGTGCTTGACCTGAATTTACCGGGCATAGATGGAATGGATATTCTAAGGGAACTCAGGCGGGAGAATGAGGAGACAAAGGTGCTGATTCTGTCTGCGCGAAGCCAGATAGCGGATAAAGTGGAAGGGCTGGATGCAGGAGCCAATGATTACATGGAAAAACCATTTCATCTGCAGGAGCTTGAGGCGCGGATCAGAAGCCTGACAAGACGTAAATTTGTACAGAGAGATGTTTGCCTGAACAATGGGGACATAAGGTTCGATACAAAAAAGCGCGAGGCATATGCAAAAGAAGAGAGGGTGCCTTTGACCAGAAAAGAAAGTGGAATTTTGGAATATCTGCTTCTTAATCAGGGCAGACCGGTAAGCCAGGAAGAACTGATAGAGCATGTATGGGATGCATCTGTGGATAGTTTTAGCGGAGCTATCAGGGTACATATGTCTTCTCTCAGAAAAAAACTTAAGGCAGTGCTGGGATATGATCCGATTGTGAACAAGGTTGGTGAGGGTTATAAGATGCGAGAGGAATCAGAACAATGA
- a CDS encoding CD1871A family CXXC motif-containing protein has protein sequence MRKRISQFALFITGTLMIGYGAIRGEAATVLGKAIKLCLECVGIG, from the coding sequence ATGCGGAAAAGAATATCACAGTTCGCTTTATTCATCACCGGTACACTTATGATCGGTTATGGTGCAATCAGAGGCGAAGCAGCTACCGTGCTTGGCAAAGCAATTAAATTATGTCTGGAGTGTGTGGGAATTGGATAA